In one window of Bombus fervidus isolate BK054 chromosome 4, iyBomFerv1, whole genome shotgun sequence DNA:
- the LOC139986210 gene encoding iron-sulfur clusters transporter ABCB7, mitochondrial-like isoform X6, with the protein MRANNSPKRHLQIEQRTVRIENCCSGNVIDRTQKKKSVISSVKFPLVIPGFTGGKSGQQKRDCFHPGVSSLSHECIDIQEREAVKSANMIRAMLRYIWPKDDPDIRRRVKIAMGLLVGAKALNVGVPFIFKCAIDTLNTQHMATTGNAILSLGTASDTVATVATSLLIGYGVARAGAAGFSELRNAVFAKVAHHSIRRIAKNVFLHLHNLDMAFHLGRQTGALSKTIDRGSRGINFVLNAMVFNIIPTVFELSLVSTVLYLKCGAEYASIALSCVGIYALFTLAITQWRTKFRIFMNQAENEASNKAIDSLINYETVKYFNNEKFEAERYDASLKKYEIASLKTSTSLAMLNFGQNAIFSAALSLIMVLASNNIIEGTMTVGDLVMVNGLLFQLSVPLGFLGSVYREVRQALIDMQTMFTLMSMNTAIKSKENATHFHITSKNSDIEFKNISFHYVEGKPIFKDINFTIPSGKKIAIIGGSGCGKTTLVRLLYRFFEPQSGAVFINGHNIRDIDLDILRKSIAIVPQDTVLFHESIFYNLHYGNLSKSKEDVFEAAKMANLHDSILKWPKGYDTPVGERGLKLSGGEKQRVAIARAILKNSPILIFDEATSSLDSITEHNILEALRRATVGRTSIVIAHRLSTVMDSDEIFVLDNGSLIERGTHDSLLAVPNSLYCKLWETQHIGMLKSSQEKDNNCRTPGV; encoded by the exons ATGAGAGCAAACAACTCTCCTAAACGCCATCTCCAGATAGAACAACGTACTGTTAGGATTGAAAAC tgTTGCAGTGGAAATGTAATTGATCGTacacagaaaaagaaatctgTTATAAGTTCTGTTAAATTTCCATTGGTAATACCTGGATTTACTGGGGGAAAATCAGGACAACAAAAAAGGGATTGTTTTCATCCTGGTGTATCTAGTTTAAGCCATGAATGTATTGATATTCAAGAAAGGGAGGCAGTTAAATCTGCAAATATGATTAGAGCAATGCTTAGATATATTTGGCCAAAA GATGATCCAGATATTCGAAGAAGAGTTAAAATAGCCATGGGTTTACTTGTTGGTGCAAAAGCTCTAAATGTTGGCGttcctttcatttttaaatgtgCAATAGATACTCTTAATACCCAACATATGGCAACTACTGGTAATGCCATTTTAAGTCTAGGAACTGCATCAGATACGGTTGCAACAGTAGCAACATCATTACTTATTGGAT ATGGAGTAGCACGTGCTGGTGCAGCCGGATTTAGTGAATTGAGAAATGCAGTATTCGCAAAAGTTGCTCATCATTCTATTCGTAGAATAGCTAAAAATGTATTCTTGCATTTACATAATTTAGACATGGCTTTTCATTTAGGTAGACAAACTGGAGCATTATCTAAA ACAATAGATAGAGGGAGCCGtggtataaattttgtattaaatgctatggtatttaatattattcctACTGTCTTTGAATTATCATTAGTTAGTACAgtcttatatttaaaatgtggAGCAGAATATGCAAGTATTGCTCTTAGTTGTGTTGGAATTTATGCATTATTCACATTGGCTATTACTCAATGGCGAAcgaaatttagaatttttatgaatcaaGCAGAAAATGAAGCAAGTAATAAAGCAATAGATTCACTTATCAATTATGAAACAGTAAAG tattttaataacgaaaaattTGAAGCTGAAAGATATGACGCATcgttaaagaaatatgaaattgcatcACTTAAAACAAGTACAAGTCTAGCAATGCTAAATTTTGGACAAAACGCTATATTTAGCGCTGCACTTAGTTTAATAATGGTACTAGCATCCAATAATATTATAGAgg GTACCATGACAGTAGGAGACTTAGTAATGGTTAATGGTCTTTTATTCCAACTATCAGTTCCCTTAGGATTTTTGGGTTCAGTATATCGTGAAGTTAGACAAGCTCTCATCGATATGCAAACTATGTTTACTTTGATGTCAATGAATACTGCTATTAAG TCTAAAGAGAATGCAACGCACTTTCACATAACTTCAAAGAATTCggatattgaatttaaaaacattagcTTTCACTATGTTGAAGGCAAGCctatttttaaagatattaattttactattCCAAGTGGTAAAAAAATAGCTATTATTGGAGGATCTGGTTGTGG TAAAACAACATTAGTAAGATTGTTATACCGATTTTTTGAACCACAATCTGGAGCTGTTTTTATAAATGGACATAATATTCGAGACATTGATTTAGATATCTTAAGAAAATCAATAGCAATTGTTCCTCAg GACACCGTTCTCTTTCATGAAAGTATCTTTTACAACCTCCATTATGGTAATTTATCTAAAAGTAAGGAAGATGTTTTTGAAGCTGCCAAAATGGCAAATTTACATGATTCCATTCTTAAATGGCCAAAAGGATATGATACACCTGTTGGAGAACGTGGTTTAAAGTTAAGTGGTGGTGAAAAGCAACGAGTAGCAATTGCTAgagcaattttaaaaaatagcccaatattaatttttgatgAAGCCACATCATCTTTAGATTCTATTACAGAACAT AATATTCTTGAAGCATTACGTAGAGCAACTGTTGGCCGGACTTCCATTGTTATAGCCCATCGATTATCTACTGTTATGGATTCagatgaaatttttgtattagaTAATGGTAGTTTGATTGAAAGAGGAACACATGACTCTTTATTAGCTGTGCCAAATTCTTTATATTGTAAATTGTGGGAAACACAACACATAGGAATGCTCAAATCTAGtcaagaaaaagataataacTGTAGAACTCCAGGAGtttga
- the LOC139986210 gene encoding iron-sulfur clusters transporter ABCB7, mitochondrial-like isoform X5, giving the protein MLSIILCRRMLRIGYNEKKLWTRSFVTCSIKSRRQITYREEVLSHILTRTLIYPAIGIRCCSGNVIDRTQKKKSVISSVKFPLVIPGFTGGKSGQQKRDCFHPGVSSLSHECIDIQEREAVKSANMIRAMLRYIWPKDDPDIRRRVKIAMGLLVGAKALNVGVPFIFKCAIDTLNTQHMATTGNAILSLGTASDTVATVATSLLIGYGVARAGAAGFSELRNAVFAKVAHHSIRRIAKNVFLHLHNLDMAFHLGRQTGALSKTIDRGSRGINFVLNAMVFNIIPTVFELSLVSTVLYLKCGAEYASIALSCVGIYALFTLAITQWRTKFRIFMNQAENEASNKAIDSLINYETVKYFNNEKFEAERYDASLKKYEIASLKTSTSLAMLNFGQNAIFSAALSLIMVLASNNIIEGTMTVGDLVMVNGLLFQLSVPLGFLGSVYREVRQALIDMQTMFTLMSMNTAIKSKENATHFHITSKNSDIEFKNISFHYVEGKPIFKDINFTIPSGKKIAIIGGSGCGKTTLVRLLYRFFEPQSGAVFINGHNIRDIDLDILRKSIAIVPQDTVLFHESIFYNLHYGNLSKSKEDVFEAAKMANLHDSILKWPKGYDTPVGERGLKLSGGEKQRVAIARAILKNSPILIFDEATSSLDSITEHNILEALRRATVGRTSIVIAHRLSTVMDSDEIFVLDNGSLIERGTHDSLLAVPNSLYCKLWETQHIGMLKSSQEKDNNCRTPGV; this is encoded by the exons ATGTTAAGTATTATTCTATGTCGTCGCATGTTACGGATTggatataatgaaaaaaaactCTGGACCAGATCATTTGTAACGTGTTCAATTAAATCACGAAGACAAATTACTTATCGCGAAGAAGTTTTATCTCACATTTTGACACGTACTCTAATATATCCTGCCATTGGAATTAgg tgTTGCAGTGGAAATGTAATTGATCGTacacagaaaaagaaatctgTTATAAGTTCTGTTAAATTTCCATTGGTAATACCTGGATTTACTGGGGGAAAATCAGGACAACAAAAAAGGGATTGTTTTCATCCTGGTGTATCTAGTTTAAGCCATGAATGTATTGATATTCAAGAAAGGGAGGCAGTTAAATCTGCAAATATGATTAGAGCAATGCTTAGATATATTTGGCCAAAA GATGATCCAGATATTCGAAGAAGAGTTAAAATAGCCATGGGTTTACTTGTTGGTGCAAAAGCTCTAAATGTTGGCGttcctttcatttttaaatgtgCAATAGATACTCTTAATACCCAACATATGGCAACTACTGGTAATGCCATTTTAAGTCTAGGAACTGCATCAGATACGGTTGCAACAGTAGCAACATCATTACTTATTGGAT ATGGAGTAGCACGTGCTGGTGCAGCCGGATTTAGTGAATTGAGAAATGCAGTATTCGCAAAAGTTGCTCATCATTCTATTCGTAGAATAGCTAAAAATGTATTCTTGCATTTACATAATTTAGACATGGCTTTTCATTTAGGTAGACAAACTGGAGCATTATCTAAA ACAATAGATAGAGGGAGCCGtggtataaattttgtattaaatgctatggtatttaatattattcctACTGTCTTTGAATTATCATTAGTTAGTACAgtcttatatttaaaatgtggAGCAGAATATGCAAGTATTGCTCTTAGTTGTGTTGGAATTTATGCATTATTCACATTGGCTATTACTCAATGGCGAAcgaaatttagaatttttatgaatcaaGCAGAAAATGAAGCAAGTAATAAAGCAATAGATTCACTTATCAATTATGAAACAGTAAAG tattttaataacgaaaaattTGAAGCTGAAAGATATGACGCATcgttaaagaaatatgaaattgcatcACTTAAAACAAGTACAAGTCTAGCAATGCTAAATTTTGGACAAAACGCTATATTTAGCGCTGCACTTAGTTTAATAATGGTACTAGCATCCAATAATATTATAGAgg GTACCATGACAGTAGGAGACTTAGTAATGGTTAATGGTCTTTTATTCCAACTATCAGTTCCCTTAGGATTTTTGGGTTCAGTATATCGTGAAGTTAGACAAGCTCTCATCGATATGCAAACTATGTTTACTTTGATGTCAATGAATACTGCTATTAAG TCTAAAGAGAATGCAACGCACTTTCACATAACTTCAAAGAATTCggatattgaatttaaaaacattagcTTTCACTATGTTGAAGGCAAGCctatttttaaagatattaattttactattCCAAGTGGTAAAAAAATAGCTATTATTGGAGGATCTGGTTGTGG TAAAACAACATTAGTAAGATTGTTATACCGATTTTTTGAACCACAATCTGGAGCTGTTTTTATAAATGGACATAATATTCGAGACATTGATTTAGATATCTTAAGAAAATCAATAGCAATTGTTCCTCAg GACACCGTTCTCTTTCATGAAAGTATCTTTTACAACCTCCATTATGGTAATTTATCTAAAAGTAAGGAAGATGTTTTTGAAGCTGCCAAAATGGCAAATTTACATGATTCCATTCTTAAATGGCCAAAAGGATATGATACACCTGTTGGAGAACGTGGTTTAAAGTTAAGTGGTGGTGAAAAGCAACGAGTAGCAATTGCTAgagcaattttaaaaaatagcccaatattaatttttgatgAAGCCACATCATCTTTAGATTCTATTACAGAACAT AATATTCTTGAAGCATTACGTAGAGCAACTGTTGGCCGGACTTCCATTGTTATAGCCCATCGATTATCTACTGTTATGGATTCagatgaaatttttgtattagaTAATGGTAGTTTGATTGAAAGAGGAACACATGACTCTTTATTAGCTGTGCCAAATTCTTTATATTGTAAATTGTGGGAAACACAACACATAGGAATGCTCAAATCTAGtcaagaaaaagataataacTGTAGAACTCCAGGAGtttga